One window of the Ananas comosus cultivar F153 linkage group 21, ASM154086v1, whole genome shotgun sequence genome contains the following:
- the LOC109726158 gene encoding OTU domain-containing protein DDB_G0284757: MAHMMQNEGASSSSTSTSLSSQKSETDDDRMIAIVLSEEYANLDGAIAKRLSNLSSIPHVPRINTFIPNLSDASLDHQRLLQRLQAYGLWEVKVSGDGNCQFRALSDQLYRSPEHHKHVRKEIVKQLKEFRSLYEGYVPMKYKQYYKKMAKSGEWGDHLTLQAAADKFAAKICLLTSFRDTCFVEIVPRNQPPKRELWLSFWSEVHYNSIYEARDFPGQCKPKKKHWLF; encoded by the exons ATGGCGCATATGATGCAGAATGAAGGTGCTTCATCTAGTTCAACTTCAACCTCCCTGAGCAGCCAGAAAAGCGAAACAGATGATGATAGGATGATAGCTATTGTCCTTTCAGAAGAATATGCCAATTTAGATGGTGCAATTGCCAAACGCCTTTCCAACCTGTCTTCAATTCCT CACGTTCCTCGGATAAACACATTTATTCCAAATTTAAGTGATGCCAGCCTAGATCATCAGCGCCTTCTCCAAAG GTTACAAGCTTACGGCTTATGGGAAGTGAAGGTCTCTGGGGACGGCAACTGTCAG TTTCGAGCACTCTCAGACCAGTTGTACAGATCACCAGAGCATCATAAACATGTCCGGAAGGAAATAGTAAAGCAG CTTAAAGAGTTCCGTTCTTTATATGAAGGTTATGTCCCCATGAAGTACAAGCAATATTATAAGAAAATGGCTAA ATCTGGTGAATGGGGAGACCATCTTACACTACAAGCAGCAGCTGACAAG TTTGCAGCAAAGATTTGTCTTCTAACATCATTCAGAGACACCTGTTTCGTTGAGATTGTCCCACGAAATCAGCCCCCCAAAAGAG AGCTATGGCTAAGTTTCTGGTCTGAAGTTCACTACAATTCAATATATGAAGCCCGAG ATTTTCCTGGTCAATGCAAGCCCAAAAAGAAACACTGGCTATTTTAG
- the LOC109726376 gene encoding inositol polyphosphate multikinase beta-like produces MASPPTPLRAPEHQVAGHQAAEGRLGPLVDGAGLFFKPLQGDGRGDDEVSFYTLLSSLPSSSLPSSSFFPSFHGTRLLPASDGSGPHPHLALEDLVAEFSNPAIVDIKIGSRTWYPQASEDYIRKCFEKDQRTTSASLGFRISGIQIRDGSGAWKPDRGEIRRFSPRDVRIALRRFVSSDPRSDPDRALAAAVYGGADGVLAKLGELKRWFEEQTLFHFNSVSVLVVYERDAGATLGKGKVKVKLVDFAHVVEGKGVIDHNFLGGLCSLIRFISDVLTGLDENCI; encoded by the coding sequence ATGGcgtcgccgccgacgccgctgAGGGCGCCGGAGCACCAGGTGGCGGGGCACCAGGCGGCGGAGGGGCGGCTCGGCCCCCTAGTCGACGGCGCCGGGCTCTTCTTCAAGCCCCTTCAGGGCGACGGCCGCGGCGACGACGAGGTCTCCTTCTAcaccctcctctcctccctcccctcctcctccctcccctcctcctccttcttcccctccttCCACGGCACCCGCCTCCTCCCCGCCTCCGACGGCTCCGGCCCCCACCCTCACCTCGCCCTCGAGGACCTCGTCGCCGAGTTCTCCAACCCCGCCATCGTCGACATCAAGATCGGATCCCGCACCTGGTACCCCCAGGCCTCCGAGGACTACATCCGCAAGTGCTTCGAGAAGGATCAGCGGACCACGAGCGCGTCGCTGGGGTTCCGGATCTCGGGGATCCAGATCCGGGACGGATCGGGGGCATGGAAGCCCGATCGGGGCGAGATCCGGAGGTTCTCGCCGCGGGACGTGCGGATCGCTCTGCGGCGGTTCGTGTCCTCCGATCCGCGCTCCGATCCCGACCGCGCCCTCGCCGCCGCGGTCTACGGCGGCGCCGACGGGGTCTTGGCGAAGCTGGGGGAGCTCAAGAGGTGGTTCGAGGAGCAGACGCTGTTCCACTTCAACTCCGTGTCGGTGCTGGTGGTGTACGAGAGGGACGCGGGGGCGACGCTTGGGAAGGGGAAGGTGAAGGTGAAGTTGGTGGATTTCGCGCATGTTGTGGAGGGGAAAGGGGTGATCGATCACAACTTTTTGGGTGGATTGTGTTCATTGATCAGGTTCATCTCGGACGTTCTCACCGGATTGGATGAGAACTGCATATAG